From the genome of Falco biarmicus isolate bFalBia1 chromosome 2, bFalBia1.pri, whole genome shotgun sequence:
caTAAAAAGCAGCCAAAGGAGTCAAAGTTGAGTACGCGTCATGGAGAACATGCAGACTTGCAGCCTGCTTCCCACTTGATGCCAGAGAAACCGAGCTCCACGTTGAGTGTACAGCATGGAGGATTTGGAGATGTGAATCTGGCTGTCCACGTGCAGCCAGAACTGTGCTTAAAAGCAAATGAGGAGCTTGATAGACAAGCTTTAGGACTTGTTTCTCATTCAAGAACTGATTCTCAGCAATCTACAGAAAATCTTGGAAGTGAGGGGACTGTGTGTGCAACAAATCCTCCATTTAATTTAGAAGGCAGTCAATCTGATATCCAAGAAAATGCTAGTATAACTCAAATTTGCACTAGAgaagaacaaattaaacagtctcatgaaaatatttatcctACAGCTGTTGATGTGAGTGAAAAGGGTGTTCTTGTTGATACTGGAAATGATACTTTTTCTAGCATCCCATCTGGAGTTGCCAATAgatctgaaattcagaaagattCAGCAGCAACTCTAGCTTCAGAGGTAATAGAAGCACTGAAAGATTCAGAAGTTACTTTGAAATCTAAAGACATTGGGGAATTAAAAGCTTTGGATACAGCTCTTGGGTCTGAGACCGGGGAGGTGTTGAAGTATCATGAAGCATCTCTACAATCTGTGGCACAGGAGGGAGCAAAAGAGGTAGAAGCAACTTCAGAATCTGTGTCTTTGGCAAGGGATGTGACAGCAATTCCTAAAACTGCTAATCAGGCAGATCTGAATACTGTGAAGGTAGCTCACATGCCTATAGCCATGGAAGAAGTGAAAATTCcagaagcaatggaaaaatCTCTGCATGTGGGAAATGTGGAAAGATCTTTGGAGTTAGGGGATGTGAGCAGACCTTTGGAGCCAGCCCTGAAGCCCTCAGTTATATCTGGTAATGTGAGAGTGATGCAGTGCAGCCCCATGGAGGGTTCAGGTGTCTTGAAGGCAGATGTATCTTTGcagcattcttttaaaatacctgcaGCAAGTGCTGTGACCCAGGTGGAAATAAGAAGTACTGAAGTACCCCTGGGATCAGGAGCTGTTACAAAAGTGAAGGATATTGAACCAGCTAGAAGCTCTACACATATGGAAAACGTGAAAGCTTTGGAGGAAGCTCTGCAACCAACCGCTGTAGGAAAGCCCAAAGCTTTGGAAACAATCATAGAACCTGTGGGTGTTACAGCAAAAGATGTCAAAGCAGCTCAAGGAGGTCTGCAAGCTGAAGTAGTCAAAGGTGTAGAAGGTACCACTGATGCTGCAACAGTGCCGAGTGCACCAGCAATGTTCCTACAACATAAAGTCTTGATAGAAACAAGGAGTGTGGACAGAACCCAGGAACCTGCACTTCTGGCAGAATTGACAGGTGTTAATGTAGTTGCAGATGCGAAAGGTTTAAAAGCTACTTCAGAACCTGTAGCAGTTGTGCAGACCTTTGTTCCCCAAACAACTCCAGAAATCCAGATGGTAGAGGGTTTTAAAGGTCTACAAGCAACCACAGAAGTTGCAGCACTATCAGGAGTAAAAGATCAAGAAACAAATCGAGCTACTCTGCAACTGGAGAGTACTAATGCATCAAAAATTTCAGAACCTACTCTCAAGCCTGTAGCTGTAACAGAGGCAAAAGATTCAGAAGGTACTTCATTACTTAGACAACCAGAGGAGATAAGAGAATCAAAGTCTGAGACTCAATCAAATGTGAGAGGTTTGGAAGCAACTTCCCTTTCTTTGCAGAAAGATGGTGTGAAAAGTCCAGGAGGAGTCCTAAGACCAATGGTCGTGGTGGAAGCAAAAACTTTGAAAACAGCCTCACTGTCTTGGCAAATGGAAGGTGTGAAAGCTTCAGAAGGAGCTGCGCATTGTGGGACTGTGGCCAGAGCAGCACTAGATTCAACAGTAGTGTCTAAAGGTTCAGAAATAAATCTAGAAGCAGGTTCGGATACCGGTCTCCTAGCGATGAAAGTCGGATCTGTGAGACCAGTGAAAAGTTTGGAAACAACTACAGGACCTGTGGCAGATATAGAAAGGAAAGATTCAGAAGCAGACCGTGACAGGGCTGGGACAGAGATGGAGACATCTGCATCACACCTCTACACCAAAGTTGTGAGAGACTTAGGAGATCCAGCATCTGTAGGTAGGGCAAATGTACAAGCTTTGGAAACAGTCTTGCAGCCTGGAACCTTTGCAGTGGCAAAGGGATTAGgagaaaatgtgtgttttgaAGCCAAAATGGGTAGCAGAGTCTTGGAAGCAAGTCCAGGACTTCTTGCCTCAGAAGAAAGGTCAGAAAGAACTCCTGATTCTGTGGTTGCATGTGTAAGCATGGAACCAGTTATAGAGTCTGAGGCATTAGCGGGGAGGATGCATTTGAAAACCACAGCACAGAGAGAACCAAAACATGCAGAAACAGTTGCAGAACCTCTTggtgcaaacaaaacaaagagttCCATCATTTCGCAGTCCCAGGTCATGATGCATACAAGAACCTTACAGACTGAGGGTGTAGGGGAGATAAAAGATACTGAAGTAGCTACCAGTTCTGCCAGTGTAGAAGCGAGAGGCTTAGACAACTTGTCAGAAGTTGAGGCAGTTGCAGAGATAAAAGATGTGGAAGCGAGATCAGAAACTTCACACTtaacacagatgaaaaatttGGAAATGGTTGTGGGATCTGAAACAAGGACGCTAACGCAAGGCTTGGGAAGGATGTTGGCATCTGACGTGGTTAGAGAAGTGGGACATTCTGAAGTTCCTGCAGAAGATCCAAACAAATCAAAGGCAAGGAGCAAAGAAGCAATACTAGAACCTGTGCAAACTTCAGAAACAAGTTCAAAATCTGACCAGGAACAAATAGTAGGTCATTCAGAAGCAGTATTAGAGCCTTTGTCCAGAGTGGAAGAAAAAACTATGGCATCAGAGATAGTGACAGAAGTGAGAAATCTGATTTCAACAGATCCGAGAACTCAGGGACCTACTGTAGAATATATAATTGCAACAAGGAGGacaagcacaaaaagaaatgagCCCTCGCTTATCAATGTAAAAGATTTGGAGGATGCTtcagaaatggagaaagcaatggaagcaaaatatttggaGCCAGCATCAGAAGTTAGAGAAGCGAGGTTGTTGGAACATATGAAAGAGTCTGCAACAGTAGAAGTGAGAGATTCTGAAACAGTTGAAGAGCCTGAGGTACGCATGGATATCCAAGGTTTGGAAACTTCCCAGAAGACTGAAAGTGTAGGGATGATGAATGTTTTAGAAGATGCTTCAGAAGCTGTTCCAGAATCTTTGCGCCCTGAAAGGGAAGAACATCTGCAGGCAGTTCTAGAGGCAAAAACTGCTGCAGAATGGAAGAGTACAGAAGGGGCTCCAGAGATCTTGAgtgctgctgaaatgaaattCTCTGAAGCAATTCCAAAACCAGGGGATGTGAAAGATTTGGAAACAACACAGCAACATGAAGTTGCAGCAGAAGTACAATATGCAGAAGGGGTGCAGGGTCAACAAATTGAGGATGTGAGAGTTCCAGGTCAAGCTCAGGAATGGGAGATGCTGCTTGAGAAGAAAGATACAGAGCAAACTGAAGCCAAAGTAATAGcagaaacagttttcagttcttcacATACAGCAGATGAAAAAGATTCAGCAGCGGCTTCTGAGTGTGAAATAATCGGGGACACAAACCAGTTGGAAGCAGCTCCGGCTGATGTGCCAGAAACAAAAGATTTGAAAATAGTTCCTCTTCCTGAGACTGTTGTAGAGCTGAAAGATGCGGAAGCAGCTGTGGGGTTGGAGGCAGAGGCAAAAGATTTGGAAGCAGCTCCAGTACCCGAGACTGTTACAGAAGGAGTTCCAGTACTTGTGGCAGAGGCAGGCCAGTCAGAAGTCATTCCACAGGCTGAGGCTGTCAAAGAAGCAACTCCAGAACAGGAGTCAGAGAAAAGAGATTCAGAAACATCTGATGTGCAGCCTGATGTGGCAGCACGAATGAGGGAGACTCTGATGAGACTTGAGAAAGTTATTGAGAAAAGTAGCCATAGAAGCAGTGATAAAAAACATgatgcaaagaaacaaaaaaggagtCGCTCCAAGTCTCAGTCCAGGTCTAGGAAGCGGAAGAAAAAATCCAGGTCACGTTCTACTTCCAGGCGTTTGACATCTAAAAGAGCACGTTCTAGGAGCAGAAACTATTCAGTTTCCAGAAAAAAGCATTCCAAATCTAGGTCCCGATCtgtggagaagagagagagaagagtgTCTTCCCGGAGGTCCAGGCGCAGACGTTCCAGGTCATCTGACCGTTACAGGTCTAAATCCAGATCAGCAGAAAAAAGGGGGAGCAGATTGTCCTCTGGGAGGTCCAGACGTAGACGTTCCAGGTCATCTGACCACTACAGGTCTAAATCCAGATCAGTGGAAAAGCGACTGTCTTCCCGAAGGTCCAGACGTAGACGTTCCAGGTCTTCTGATCGCTACAGGTCTAAGTCCAGGTCAGTGGAAAAGCGACTTTCCTCTCGAAGGTCTGGGCGCAGACGTTCCAGGTCTTCTGACCGCTACAGATCTAAGTCCAGGTCAGTGGAAAAGCGACTGTCTTCCCGAAGGTCTGGGCGCAGACGTTCCAGGTCTTCTGACCGCTACAGATCTAAGTCCAGGTCAGTGGAAAAGCGACTGTCTTCCCGAAGGTCTGGGCGCAGACGTTCCAGGTCTTCTGACCGCTACAGATCTAAGTCCAGGTCAGTGGAAAAGCGACTGTCCTCCCGAAGGTCTGGGCGCAGACGTTCCAGGTCTTCTGACCGCTACAGATCTAAGTCCAGGTCAGTGGAAAAGAGGGGGAGCAGGTTGTCCTCCTGGAGATCCCGCCGCAGACGTTCCAGGTCCTCTGACCGTTCTAAATCTAGATCCAGGTCTTCAGAAAAGAGAGGAGGCAAAGAATACTCATGGAGGTTCAGACATAGAGGGTCTGGTTCCTCTGATCGTTCAAAATCTAGGTCAAGATCTGTTGAGAAGAGAGGTCGGAAGGCATCTCTACGGAGGTCTAAACGTCAGCGCTCAAAGTCTTCTGACCGTTACAAGTCTAGGTCCAGATCAGTAGAAAAAAGAGATCGAAAGCAGTCATCACGGAAGTCTAAACGTCAGCGCTCAAAGTCCTCTGACCGTTACAAGTCTAGATCcaaatcagtggaaaaaaagaaggagtCCTCACGAAAATCTAAGCGTCGCCGCTCAAAATCTTCTGACCGTTACAAGTCAAGGTCTAGGTCTGTTGAAAAAAAACGCAAGGAGtcttcaaaaaaatccaaacgGAAACGTTCCAAGTCCTCTGATAGTATTAAGTCAAGATCCAAATCcacagaaaaaagagagagtaAGTTATCCTCAGTAAAGGGCAGTAGCAAGCATATGGAGTCTTCTGAACTTCAGGAGTCAACCATATGTCTTGAAAAAGAAGTTCCTGAACCTTCTTTGGCCAGTGAAGGAAGCTCTTCAAAATCCTCTAATGGTCCCACGTCTATAGCTTTGTCTGCTGAAGGAATAAATGGTCCAGAGCTGCCTCCAGCATCTGAAAGTGGGTTTTCCAAAACTTCTGACAGTCTTGAGGAAAGCTCCTCATCTATTGAAAAAACAACAGGTCTGCAGTCTTCTGTGATGTCTGAATTTGATAGCTCCAAAACCGCAGGTGACCAGGAACTGAGATCCACATCTGTGGGAAAAGCACAGGTTTCAGAGCTTTCTGTGACATCTGAAAACGGATCAGCTGAAAAAGCAGTGGCTCTGGAGTCTTCAACGCTACCTGAAGTTACATACTCCACATCTGAGTCAAGATGCTCATCTGTTGAAAAAAGGGGAGATCCAGAAACTTCTTTGGTAACAGAATTTCAGCTCTCTGCATCCCATGAAGAGTCGAGATCTACTTCCCTCAAAGAAATAGAGGGTCCACAGCCTCTTCTGACACTTGAAAGTGGATGCTCTGCATCTTCTGATGATTACAAGACAACCTCCTCATCCCCTGGAAAAATGGAGGTTCAGGGGTCTTCTCTGATGTCTGAAAATACACCCTCTGACTTGGCAGATGGTCATGAGTTGAGACATATCCCGGTTGAAAAAACAGAGCTTCAGAATTTTTTGCACGTACCTGGAAGTGAATCTTCCAATTTAGCTGACAGCCCTGAGTCAAGGTCACTATCTTTTGAAACACCAGAGGCTCAAAAATCTTTTCTAGCACCTGAAGTTACATGCTCTATGTTCCCTGATGTCTGTGAGTCAGCCTCCTTGGCTGTTGAAAAGGGCCAGATGCAGGAGCCTTGTCTGGCTTCTGACAGCGGATGCTTCAAGTCTCCTGATGGACATGAATCAGGATCCACCTTTGCTGCACAAGTAGAAGAGCTTCCATTGATGTCTGAAGGTGGGTCCTTTAAATCAGCTGATGGAAATGAACAAAGATCTTTATCTGTTGAGAAAGTCAAGGCCCTGGATGTTTCCCTGACGTCTGAATACGGTCCTGTTACAATCTCGGGTGGTGTCATTTCAGCagcatgttttgaaaaaagGCAGGAAGTTGTACTGACAACTGTAGAACAAAGCTTTAAGTCTTCTGAAGTTCATGAGTCCAGAACACCTGTTGACAAAGACTTGGATGGTCCAGCACTTTCACAAGTACTTGAAATTGACTGCTCTGAATCTTCTGAAATGCATGAATCAAGATACCTGCCTGCTGCAAAAATGGAGGGTACAGGATCTTTTTTGATGTCTAAAAGTGGAATTCCTGTGTGCCATGATGGCCATAAATCAAAACACAATTActttgagaaaacagaaggtGCAGAACTGTTGCTGGCGCCTGAACTTAGGCATTCTGTCTTCCCTGAAGGCTATGAAGTGGCATCCACTGCAGTTGAAAAAATGGAGATCCAGAAGCTGCCTCTCCCACTGGAAAGTGGGTTCTCCAACTCTGCTGATGTTTGTGAATCAGTAAGCACATCTGAAAAACTTAAGGCCCCAGTGACTTCTCTGACATCTGAAGGTGGGCTTTTCCTGTTGCCTGATAGTCATGAATTGAGAGGTGTCCctgctgaaaaagcagaggTGGAAAAATCATCTGAACTGAAATGCGTTGCATCCCCTGATGGCCACAAGTTGAGATCTGCCTATGATGAAGAAATACAGGTGCAGGAGCCACCTCTGATACTGGAAACCAGAGgttctgtttcttctgatgGTCATGAGTTGACACCCACCCCTTTTGAAAAAGCTGAGGTAGAGGAGCCTTGTCAAGTGTCTGAAAATGAATACATAATAGGGCTTGATGGCCCAGAATTGACTTCAACCCCTGCTGAAAAAACGGAGATGAGACATCTTTATCGGATATCTGAAGAAAGATGTTCGGTGTCCGTTGAGAGCCAGGAGTTGCAGTCACCCTCTGTTGATAAGGTAGAAGTGCAAGAGCCTGATCTGGCATCTGAAAATGAATATGCTGTACCTTGGGAGGGCCAGCATTTGACATCTAGCTCTCCTGAAAAGGCAGAGATGCAGGAGGCTTGTGTAGTACCTGACAATGAATATGCTGTGTCTTCTGAAGATCATGATTTGCCATCTTCCCTTGCTGAAAGAACAGAGGTGCAGGAGTGTTCTCTGCTATCTGAAAATGAATATGCTGTATCTCCTGAGGCCCAGGAGGTGATAGCCAGCCCCGCTGAAAAGGAAGTGCAGGAACCTCCTCTGATGTCTGACAGTGAATATGTCGTCTTTGATGAAGGCCAAGGATTACAGTCTACTCTTGCTGAAAAAGCAGTGGTGCAGGAGCCTTTACTAATATCAGACAGCCAACATGATGTGTCCCCTGAAGGGCAGGTGTTGCTTTCTGTTCTTACTGAAAAAACAGAGGTGCAGGAGTGTTCTTTGTTGTCTGAAAATGAGTATGATGTGTCCCCAGAAGGCCGTGATTTGAGATCCAGTCCtgttgaaaaagaagaaatagaggAACCTTCTGAAACATCTGAAAGTGAAAGTTCAATGTCCACTGATAGCCAGGAGTTGCAGTCTGCTGTTACTGGAAAAACAGAGGTGCAGGAGTTGTCTTTGATGTCTGAAGGTGAATGTGCCATGTCCCCTGAAGGTCAGGAGCTGCAGTCTAGCCCTGCTGAAAAAGTAGAAGCTAAGGAACCTTCTCTGACATCTGAAAATGAACATGTCCTGTCCCCTGAAGAGTATGAATCAAGATTGACTCATGCTGAGAAAACAGAGGATATGGATTCTTCTTTGACATCTGAAAATGaccatgttttttcttttgagagcCAGGAGGTAAGATTCACCTCTGTACAAAACACAGATGGACGAGAGCTTTCTCCAGCACCTGAAAATGAACTTGCAGCATCCCCTGATGGCCAGGATTTGAGATTCTCCACTGATGGAAGAGTAGGTAGTGTCGAACCGTTGGTGCTAAATGATGGCGCTTCCATGTCCCCTGATGACAGTGACTTGAAATCCATCCCTGTTGAAAAAATGGATGATGCAATGCCTTCTTTAATGCCTGAAAGTAGGTGTTCTATGTCCCCTGATGGCTACAGTGTGAAATCTGGCCCTGGTGAAGAAACAGGGGATCTCGAGCCCTCTTTGATACCTGAACGTAGACATTCCACATCCTCGTATCAGGAAGGTCATGAGCCAAATTCTCCCATGGAGGAAGAGGGTCTAGAGTGCTGTTTGACTTCTGAACATAGAAGATCTGTGTCCCCTGAGGGCCATGACCAGAAATCTACAGTAGATGAAGAGATCGATGATCTGGAACCCTCTTTGACATCGGAACATAGGCGCTCCACATCCCCTGATGAACATGAGTCAAGATCTAGCATTGGTGAAGAAGCAGAGTATCTGGAGCAGCCTTTGACATCAGAACGTAGATGTTCTGTGTCTTCTGATGAACATGAGTCAAGATCTACTACTGGTGAAGAGGTAGAGGATGCAGAACCGTCCTTGACAGCTGAACGAAGAGACTCCACATCTTCTGATGAGCATGAGTCGAGGTCTACCGCTGGTGAAGATATAGAAGATGGGGAGCCCTCTTTGACAGCTGAACGCAGACACTCCACGTCCTCTGATGACCGTGAGTCAAGGTCTACAACCGGTGAAGAAATAGATGATTTGGAACCCTCTTTGACAGCTGAACATAGACGCTCTGTGTCTCCTGATGGTTGCGAGTCAAGGTCAACCACTGGTGAAGAAGCAGAGGACCAGGAGCCCTCCTTGACAGCTGAACGTAGACACTCCACATCCTCTGATGACCGTGAGTCAAGGTCTACTACTGGTGAAGATGTGGAGGATATGGAACCCTCCTTGACAGCTGAACGAAGAGATTCCACGTCGTCAGATGAGCATGAGTCAAGGTCTACCACCGGTGAAGAAGTAGAGGATATGGAACCCTCTTTGACAGCTGAACACAGACGTTCCACATCCCCTGATGGGCGTGAATCGAGGTCTACAACTGGTGAAGAAGTAGATGATGTGGAGCCCTCCTTGACAGCTGAACGAAGAGACTCCACATCATCAGATGAGCATGAGTCAAGGTCTACCACTGGTGAAGAGGGTGAGGATATGGAGCCCTCTTTGGCAGATGAAGATAAACAGGATTCCATGCCTCTTGAGAGGCTGGAGGAACAGGACTCTTCCTTTATACCTGAAAGTAGGCATTCTGAGTCTTCTGATGGTGAAAAATCTAGGTCCAGATCTGTTGATAAAATATCTGACAAAGAGTCTTCACGAAGATCTATAAGTAGACACTCAAAATCTCCTACTCGCCAAAAGAGCCGATCCACATCCGTTGAAAAAACGGCAGACAAAGAATCTTCACGGAGGTCTAGACGTAGACGGTCCAGATCTACAGCTC
Proteins encoded in this window:
- the SON gene encoding protein SON isoform X4, whose product is MASLPPTPSGPEPAATHSRTLQPTMAPPPPPPLPPAASGKVEGQPNGDTVPAEQANPSDDTVAGAGSRQNDQIVQKIEEVLSGALDTELQCKSDVDKNTVKNSTQSTKRSSTGEDEIPRKKSKKNKKHKSKKKKKKKKKRKKEKKHKKQPKESKLSTRHGEHADLQPASHLMPEKPSSTLSVQHGGFGDVNLAVHVQPELCLKANEELDRQALGLVSHSRTDSQQSTENLGSEGTVCATNPPFNLEGSQSDIQENASITQICTREEQIKQSHENIYPTAVDVSEKGVLVDTGNDTFSSIPSGVANRSEIQKDSAATLASEVIEALKDSEVTLKSKDIGELKALDTALGSETGEVLKYHEASLQSVAQEGAKEVEATSESVSLARDVTAIPKTANQADLNTVKVAHMPIAMEEVKIPEAMEKSLHVGNVERSLELGDVSRPLEPALKPSVISGNVRVMQCSPMEGSGVLKADVSLQHSFKIPAASAVTQVEIRSTEVPLGSGAVTKVKDIEPARSSTHMENVKALEEALQPTAVGKPKALETIIEPVGVTAKDVKAAQGGLQAEVVKGVEGTTDAATVPSAPAMFLQHKVLIETRSVDRTQEPALLAELTGVNVVADAKGLKATSEPVAVVQTFVPQTTPEIQMVEGFKGLQATTEVAALSGVKDQETNRATLQLESTNASKISEPTLKPVAVTEAKDSEGTSLLRQPEEIRESKSETQSNVRGLEATSLSLQKDGVKSPGGVLRPMVVVEAKTLKTASLSWQMEGVKASEGAAHCGTVARAALDSTVVSKGSEINLEAGSDTGLLAMKVGSVRPVKSLETTTGPVADIERKDSEADRDRAGTEMETSASHLYTKVVRDLGDPASVGRANVQALETVLQPGTFAVAKGLGENVCFEAKMGSRVLEASPGLLASEERSERTPDSVVACVSMEPVIESEALAGRMHLKTTAQREPKHAETVAEPLGANKTKSSIISQSQVMMHTRTLQTEGVGEIKDTEVATSSASVEARGLDNLSEVEAVAEIKDVEARSETSHLTQMKNLEMVVGSETRTLTQGLGRMLASDVVREVGHSEVPAEDPNKSKARSKEAILEPVQTSETSSKSDQEQIVGHSEAVLEPLSRVEEKTMASEIVTEVRNLISTDPRTQGPTVEYIIATRRTSTKRNEPSLINVKDLEDASEMEKAMEAKYLEPASEVREARLLEHMKESATVEVRDSETVEEPEVRMDIQGLETSQKTESVGMMNVLEDASEAVPESLRPEREEHLQAVLEAKTAAEWKSTEGAPEILSAAEMKFSEAIPKPGDVKDLETTQQHEVAAEVQYAEGVQGQQIEDVRVPGQAQEWEMLLEKKDTEQTEAKVIAETVFSSSHTADEKDSAAASECEIIGDTNQLEAAPADVPETKDLKIVPLPETVVELKDAEAAVGLEAEAKDLEAAPVPETVTEGVPVLVAEAGQSEVIPQAEAVKEATPEQESEKRDSETSDVQPDVAARMRETLMRLEKVIEKSSHRSSDKKHDAKKQKRSRSKSQSRSRKRKKKSRSRSTSRRLTSKRARSRSRNYSVSRKKHSKSRSRSVEKRERRVSSRRSRRRRSRSSDRYRSKSRSAEKRGSRLSSGRSRRRRSRSSDHYRSKSRSVEKRLSSRRSRRRRSRSSDRYRSKSRSVEKRLSSRRSGRRRSRSSDRYRSKSRSVEKRLSSRRSGRRRSRSSDRYRSKSRSVEKRLSSRRSGRRRSRSSDRYRSKSRSVEKRLSSRRSGRRRSRSSDRYRSKSRSVEKRGSRLSSWRSRRRRSRSSDRSKSRSRSSEKRGGKEYSWRFRHRGSGSSDRSKSRSRSVEKRGRKASLRRSKRQRSKSSDRYKSRSRSVEKRDRKQSSRKSKRQRSKSSDRYKSRSKSVEKKKESSRKSKRRRSKSSDRYKSRSRSVEKKRKESSKKSKRKRSKSSDSIKSRSKSTEKRESKLSSVKGSSKHMESSELQESTICLEKEVPEPSLASEGSSSKSSNGPTSIALSAEGINGPELPPASESGFSKTSDSLEESSSSIEKTTGLQSSVMSEFDSSKTAGDQELRSTSVGKAQVSELSVTSENGSAEKAVALESSTLPEVTYSTSESRCSSVEKRGDPETSLVTEFQLSASHEESRSTSLKEIEGPQPLLTLESGCSASSDDYKTTSSSPGKMEVQGSSLMSENTPSDLADGHELRHIPVEKTELQNFLHVPGSESSNLADSPESRSLSFETPEAQKSFLAPEVTCSMFPDVCESASLAVEKGQMQEPCLASDSGCFKSPDGHESGSTFAAQVEELPLMSEGGSFKSADGNEQRSLSVEKVKALDVSLTSEYGPVTISGGVISAACFEKRQEVVLTTVEQSFKSSEVHESRTPVDKDLDGPALSQVLEIDCSESSEMHESRYLPAAKMEGTGSFLMSKSGIPVCHDGHKSKHNYFEKTEGAELLLAPELRHSVFPEGYEVASTAVEKMEIQKLPLPLESGFSNSADVCESVSTSEKLKAPVTSLTSEGGLFLLPDSHELRGVPAEKAEVEKSSELKCVASPDGHKLRSAYDEEIQVQEPPLILETRGSVSSDGHELTPTPFEKAEVEEPCQVSENEYIIGLDGPELTSTPAEKTEMRHLYRISEERCSVSVESQELQSPSVDKVEVQEPDLASENEYAVPWEGQHLTSSSPEKAEMQEACVVPDNEYAVSSEDHDLPSSLAERTEVQECSLLSENEYAVSPEAQEVIASPAEKEVQEPPLMSDSEYVVFDEGQGLQSTLAEKAVVQEPLLISDSQHDVSPEGQVLLSVLTEKTEVQECSLLSENEYDVSPEGRDLRSSPVEKEEIEEPSETSESESSMSTDSQELQSAVTGKTEVQELSLMSEGECAMSPEGQELQSSPAEKVEAKEPSLTSENEHVLSPEEYESRLTHAEKTEDMDSSLTSENDHVFSFESQEVRFTSVQNTDGRELSPAPENELAASPDGQDLRFSTDGRVGSVEPLVLNDGASMSPDDSDLKSIPVEKMDDAMPSLMPESRCSMSPDGYSVKSGPGEETGDLEPSLIPERRHSTSSYQEGHEPNSPMEEEGLECCLTSEHRRSVSPEGHDQKSTVDEEIDDLEPSLTSEHRRSTSPDEHESRSSIGEEAEYLEQPLTSERRCSVSSDEHESRSTTGEEVEDAEPSLTAERRDSTSSDEHESRSTAGEDIEDGEPSLTAERRHSTSSDDRESRSTTGEEIDDLEPSLTAEHRRSVSPDGCESRSTTGEEAEDQEPSLTAERRHSTSSDDRESRSTTGEDVEDMEPSLTAERRDSTSSDEHESRSTTGEEVEDMEPSLTAEHRRSTSPDGRESRSTTGEEVDDVEPSLTAERRDSTSSDEHESRSTTGEEGEDMEPSLADEDKQDSMPLERLEEQDSSFIPESRHSESSDGEKSRSRSVDKISDKESSRRSISRHSKSPTRQKSRSTSVEKTADKESSRRSRRRRSRSTAHQKSRSTSVEKMADKESSRRSRRRRSRSTVRQRSRSTSVEKAADKESSRRSRRRRSRSAARQRSRSKSVDKTADKESSRRSRSRRSRSSQRRSQRYDTESRSRRNRSRSVTRRRASRSKSNRRSRSSSLSRSRHRRRSRSRSASRRRRSLSRDRRKRSQRNRSRSTDRRRKRSDSRDRRISLRLRSRSRTPIRQRRSRSRGRRRSSSRSPIRLRRSRSSGRRRYSRSPDRRRSRSSERFSSRSPKRLTDLDKAQLLEIAKANAAAMCAKSGVPLPPSLMPLLSQKKDDKANQKSSRDTLKELTEKCKKIAQSTDDVIVNKPHVSDEEEEERPFYNHPFKLSEPKPIFFNLSTPSIKPAPPPQPKNQVSLSKEFPVSSGSQHRKKEADSVYGEWVPVEKGKEDSKDDVFPKPSIEGVDITTAMNDRAVAQKRLNENTFDLEAMCMLNRAQEQIDAWAQSNSIPGQFTGSTGAQILSSDELTNSGPQAWIRKQVQKRNRNPG